Proteins from a single region of Starkeya sp. ORNL1:
- a CDS encoding recombinase family protein, giving the protein MLIGYMRVSTADDRQSVDLQRDALVAAGVDERHLHHDKASGAKDDRVGLQHCLAFLRPGDCLVVWKLDRLGRSLVHLLTIIEDLKQRGIAFRSLTEQMDTTTTPHGELLFSIFGALAQFERALTRERVIAGLAAAKRRGRRGGRPRAIDDEKLQQMIAALEAGASKASVCRSFGVARSTLSGTLGRTATPAVKEGAAR; this is encoded by the coding sequence ATGTTGATCGGATACATGCGCGTGTCGACGGCTGACGACCGGCAGTCCGTGGACCTCCAGCGCGATGCCCTCGTCGCCGCCGGCGTCGATGAACGGCACCTCCACCATGACAAGGCATCGGGCGCCAAGGATGATCGCGTCGGCTTGCAGCACTGCCTGGCCTTCCTGCGGCCGGGCGATTGCCTCGTCGTCTGGAAGCTCGATCGGCTTGGTCGCTCGCTGGTGCACCTCCTCACCATTATCGAGGACCTCAAGCAGCGCGGCATTGCCTTTCGCTCGCTCACCGAACAGATGGACACCACCACCACGCCGCACGGCGAGCTGCTGTTTTCGATCTTCGGCGCCTTGGCGCAGTTCGAACGGGCACTGACGCGGGAGCGGGTAATAGCCGGCCTTGCCGCCGCCAAGCGCCGGGGCCGACGGGGCGGACGTCCGCGGGCCATCGATGACGAGAAACTGCAGCAGATGATCGCGGCCCTCGAGGCCGGCGCATCGAAAGCCAGCGTGTGCCGCAGCTTTGGTGTCGCGCGCTCGACCTTAAGCGGCACGCTGGGCCGAACAGCGACCCCGGCGGTGAAGGAAGGAGCGGCGCGATGA
- a CDS encoding nitronate monooxygenase: protein MWPNRRLLDLLSIELPIIQAPMAGATTPAMAIAVANAGGLGSLPAAMLGADQARIEFGIVRQHTSRPINMNFFCHAPPLADTDRYAAWSSRLRPYQVEFGLDPGTPAATSAVAPFGNEQCDLVVELKPEIVSFHFGLPREDLLDRVKATGAKILSSATTVDEGIWLEGKGCDAIIAQGLEAGGHRGMFLTDDIATQIGTLALVPQLVDAVRVPVIAAGGIADGRGIAAALALGAAAVQIGTAYLFCPEAKVLPLHREALTTAVNTPTAITNILTGRPARAIVNRAIRELGPMAEGVPAFPLAAGALAALRSRAEASGSSDFTPLWSGQGAPLGRALPASELTALLAREALERLARIQHDGE, encoded by the coding sequence ATGTGGCCGAACCGTCGCCTGCTTGACCTCCTCTCGATAGAACTGCCGATCATCCAGGCCCCCATGGCAGGCGCGACCACCCCGGCCATGGCGATTGCGGTCGCCAATGCCGGTGGGCTCGGCTCATTGCCCGCGGCAATGCTTGGTGCCGATCAGGCTCGTATCGAATTCGGCATTGTGCGGCAGCACACCTCGCGGCCGATCAATATGAACTTCTTCTGTCATGCGCCGCCGCTCGCCGACACGGACCGCTACGCCGCCTGGTCGTCGCGGCTGCGGCCGTATCAAGTCGAGTTCGGCCTTGATCCCGGGACGCCTGCCGCCACGTCGGCCGTAGCGCCGTTCGGCAACGAACAGTGCGATCTTGTGGTGGAACTCAAACCGGAGATCGTGAGCTTCCATTTCGGCCTGCCGCGCGAAGACCTGCTGGATCGGGTCAAGGCGACTGGCGCGAAGATACTGTCCTCGGCGACCACGGTGGACGAGGGCATCTGGCTGGAGGGCAAGGGTTGCGATGCGATCATCGCGCAGGGACTGGAGGCCGGCGGTCATCGCGGGATGTTCCTCACCGATGATATCGCGACGCAGATCGGGACGCTGGCTCTCGTGCCCCAACTGGTCGACGCGGTGCGCGTGCCGGTAATCGCCGCCGGTGGAATCGCCGATGGGCGCGGCATTGCCGCGGCGCTCGCGCTCGGTGCAGCAGCGGTGCAGATCGGAACGGCTTATCTGTTCTGTCCGGAGGCCAAGGTACTGCCGCTGCATCGGGAGGCACTGACGACGGCGGTGAACACTCCGACCGCGATCACCAATATCCTAACCGGCCGTCCCGCGCGCGCCATCGTCAACCGAGCCATCCGCGAACTCGGTCCGATGGCCGAGGGCGTGCCGGCATTCCCGCTCGCGGCGGGCGCACTCGCAGCGCTGCGATCTCGCGCGGAAGCGTCGGGATCGAGCGACTTCACGCCATTATGGTCGGGTCAGGGGGCTCCTCTCGGCCGAGCGCTCCCGGCCTCGGAATTGACCGCGCTGCTCGCGAGGGAAGCCCTGGAAAGGCTGGCGAGGATCCAGCACGACGGAGAATAG
- a CDS encoding helix-turn-helix domain-containing GNAT family N-acetyltransferase, translating into MSIDPISRVRRFNRTVTSEVGALDTSFLGRGRPLGTARVLNAIGHGQSDVAAIREYLGLDSGLMSRLLRGLEDEGLIETVSHPEDARRRVARLTRAGRFEFQAYEALSNTQAEAFLARHSRPEELLRAMDLVASALGRSHIVLEETDPRRDDARYCLGEYYAELARRFEQGFDVSLSRDPEAVDMIRPRGAFLVATSDGLPIGCVGLKGTGGEVAEIKRLWVAPSARGLGLARRLMKAAEDIARDLSITRLRLDTNSALPEAQQLYRSTGWKEIERFNDDPYPDTFFEKLL; encoded by the coding sequence ATGTCGATCGATCCCATCTCCCGCGTCCGCCGCTTCAACCGCACCGTCACCTCGGAGGTTGGCGCCCTCGACACATCGTTTCTCGGGCGCGGTCGCCCGCTCGGCACCGCGCGCGTTCTCAACGCCATTGGGCACGGGCAGTCCGATGTCGCGGCGATCCGCGAGTATCTCGGTCTCGACTCCGGCCTGATGAGCCGCCTGCTGCGCGGTCTGGAAGACGAGGGCCTCATCGAGACCGTATCGCATCCCGAGGACGCACGTCGCCGCGTCGCTCGGCTGACCAGGGCCGGCCGCTTCGAATTCCAGGCGTATGAGGCGCTCTCCAACACTCAGGCCGAGGCTTTCCTGGCCCGCCATTCCCGTCCGGAAGAACTGCTGCGCGCCATGGATCTTGTCGCTTCCGCACTCGGACGCAGCCATATCGTGCTTGAGGAGACGGACCCGAGACGCGACGACGCCAGATACTGCCTCGGCGAATATTATGCCGAGCTCGCACGCCGCTTCGAGCAGGGCTTCGACGTATCGCTTTCCCGCGATCCGGAAGCCGTCGACATGATCCGTCCGCGCGGCGCGTTTCTCGTCGCCACGTCGGATGGCCTCCCGATCGGTTGCGTCGGGCTGAAGGGTACCGGGGGCGAGGTCGCGGAAATCAAGAGGCTTTGGGTCGCGCCGTCCGCGCGCGGCCTCGGGCTGGCCCGGCGTCTCATGAAAGCCGCCGAGGACATCGCCCGCGACTTGTCCATAACGCGCCTTCGCCTCGATACGAACAGTGCGCTGCCCGAGGCACAGCAGCTTTACCGCAGCACCGGCTGGAAGGAGATCGAGCGTTTCAACGACGATCCATATCCAGACACCTTCTTCGAGAAGCTCCTCTGA